gtatatttttaacttagatttttatatcatcatcatctccctggccttatcccacttcCATGGGGTCGGcgcaaaagtttttataaaccttTAAAGTATGGCTTcattttttacggccggccgcctgcctgtcaccAACCCTACTTAGGAATATCCTAACATTAAATAGAACTtctctatatttttgtaattgtttttaataagattttttgcaTTTGGATTACATAGAGCAGTTAAACAGAAACTGTTTTCTTCAACTTACTTCTATTTAtagcaatttatataaatcttataatCCTTACAACAACTGAAACAAATCGCAATGGTGATTACTAATTAAAcatttgcaaaatttttaaatgaagttcacagcacaataaataataattataacatcgTTTGCAAAtacattaaactaatttacCGCTCGATTTTGAAATCGCACAATAGACATTTCGTATATTCATAAGTGTCTTTTTATCATGGAAATCTTCAAGGAGAGTTAATACAACACAAtcattacttattattaaatagcTAAGTAGCACATTGACCCAAATAAAAGTCTCCACCTTTTGCGGTCCCGCCCCCCTCAGCTCAGTCTGAGCTCGTGATTTTTATTcgcaaattttaattgtcattttttacCACAGTTCACATCAAGGATGGAATGCAAAACAGCTGTTCAAAATGCACTGACTTTCAGAAAAAAGGCGCTAGGAAAGTCGTCAAATACATTCGCGCTAATGAAAAGGATTCTTGGGAAGAGATGAAGAAAAAATACGACCCAAAGGACgagtataaagaaaaatatgaagcTTTTCTTGCGGCTGAAAACTAAATGCAAAGAGAATCACCTCTAAAGCTAATcccaaaaaaatgttttcgatTAACTCCTTTGCCTATTTGTATAATGTtctaattaattcaaataaaagcaaaaactGATTTTACGATTatgttctttaatttattcacaGCAAAGTTAATTACAtgatttgatttttcttttaaaaaaatttaaatttaaagatgcTGAGGTACTCATTTTTTCCATAATCTTtgcgattttttattatatggtGACAAAAGAGCAAGTGGCCACCTGCATTCGCAAAAATAGCTGCCCATAAAtatccacaattgcagatgcgttgcctaacttTAATCGATGGAGTAAGGTATGTACAGAAAGGGAAAATTTCACCTTatatgcgtccccttctccataAAATCCACTTCCTTATAAGGTAAGGGTGGGATGTGAaattcatcagacgaaattATGTATGGCTATGAATTCTctgttaaaaaagtttttaataataaacaaataataaacgaTCAACAGCTGTTTATCGACAGTACATCGTCTCTAATAATCTTATATCTGTGTTGGTGTATACTTGGACAAAGAATCAGTACCATATAGAAATTATACATTACACACAAATAAAGTGTAATTGATACGTAACACAACAATGAGATCTTGGGAAAACTTGCGAAGGATAATTATACTAAATGAATACATGACTAAAAAATTCTTGTGATTGGATAAGGTTagcgttgtttttttttcttcaattataACTGCgcaattttgatatatttaacaaaatcttGTACTAATTAATTggaattaaagtaataattctTTACGTCTAAGTTCCAAAGCATTAGTAATTACcacatgatttaaaaaatggccATGATTCTTACAAGGTGAGTATGGATGgaatcttatttttatcctCGATGATATGATCTCCAGATGTCTGTAACATTCGGTTCATGGATTAAGGTATTAAACGTAACCGTGAAATTCCACCCAACACATGcattaaaaacaacacattGTTATcctattttttcaaagaaaaggatagagacagcaatatgttttatacaaatgtctTGAGTAAACCCACagtaattatatatgtatactgaGATGGTAGGAATACTAGTAAGAATCCatactgtaattataattcttaatACGTCCCacaagaaacatttttttttatttactgctAGTTAAAGAGGATAAATTCGTATTAGtggacataaaaataaaatacaaatgtaatttagGCCAGTTAATACAGACATTCAAGGTTCTCTTCTAATTGAGATTCGTAAGACTTTTTTAAGAATGATTCAAATTCTTGAGAAATTTTCTGTTTcaactttattacaataatggTTGAAAACCAAAATTCTTAAAAGCAGCGTAGTTGTTTCGAAGAttcaaacttaaaaatattatattagtattaaaaatttacacgCCTTAAACATAATTCACGGCAAATAATCATAaatgtttatacaatttatctaCAGGCGTTAAAATTCTGATAGTAATTTTGGATTACTTACCAAGTTACGGATTACGATAAGTTagctaaattaatattaaaatagtctttttctttatttggaAAGAGAACGACTTTACAAGTTTCTCTAATTTATACTGATATTTGTTTACCACCCTAATTAATTCACGAAgtccaaaaaatttaaataatttaaattttcacaatTCTTACCTTAACATAGTGCAGAAACTATCTAAATCCTCAGTAAAGGGTAATAATGaacttataataattgaaaatgataCCTGTAAATACTCTCGTCAAAATTAGGTAAAACAGATACTAGTCACTTAGGTACTTTATACAAATTCAGAGCAATGTCAAAACAAGtctaagtaatattaaaaatttcatagtGCAAATAAAAAGTCCAAATATAACTGACAAAcacctttattttataattttacccTAACTTGCCAAAATCGTATATTGGTTTAAGAACGCAAAGATCAACGTGCAAATATAGAATTTTGTATACATAGGACATTTCTAAGAGGTTCCTAAACCATGAATGTATTTGTTATAGCATATgtccataaaataataaaatcgttCTTTGATTGCTTTTTTACCAGTATGTAAACTTGTATGGagtgcaaaaaatattatattacgttATTTCATATAGGTAAAACCTCCATTGATTTATAGAACAAAAAAGAacacttcaaaaaaaaaattatatcctaAAGACGTCACGGGTAAAGTAAAAAGATAGTCGACGTATTAGTCattggttttttatttatacaggaTGTATTTAAATCACATTTTAGTCAAAATACTTAGGaagattttcaataatttgCACTTCATATTCAGTGTTAAAGACATTCTAAGAGATAAATTTATAGACTAAGCGTGAGTAGAAGAAGAagagatgaaaaaaaaagaagcagGAACAATGATACAAAGAAATAGGACCTGTGTGGGTATGACATGATACGCTAGGTTATAATAGCTTCAATCCACGTCTTTATTCCTCGAATTTAACTATTGTCACCTATTAATttctagtataatatattattatcatcatcatctccctggccttatcccacttacATGGgatcggcacacaaggttttatgaatcttaaagttttggcttaagtttttacggccggccgcctgcctgtcgccaaccctacttgggaggaattttttaaaattatatataacataacagctaaataatataaaaattaattctaaaaatacacaaaataaaaattagtaataaaaacttgtaaatagAACACAACTTgtcttattataatatattattatgtgatttaataaatcaGTCTAACAACACATGCatgtaacaaatgaaaataaatgtactagTGCCTACTAAGTTGTATAAAAGGAGTTTACGGAAAGTATAGCCACAAGGTTAActtaaaaatcaatgtttatgtaacttaataaaattcctctctttaaataataatagccaCAGTAAAAGCACATCCTTTGTATATTGTTGTTGAGTTGAACAAGCCTATAATGGTGGGGGTAGCGAATTAAAAGGTTGGGACTAGTCCGAAACTGCTATAAATACTCAAGGTACGGCAACATAGCATCCAGATAAGTTGCTCCGTTGCACTTACATTATTGAAACTATTCACCGTAAGTTAATAATCATCTTGATATActataacttataattaattaaataaatcaattaattagagatatattaattaaataatacaataaatctTCCAGATGAcgtcaggaaaagtattagtGTTGTTGTGCGTTTTGGCAGCGGCACTAGCCGAAACTTACACAGACAAATATGACAATATTGATCTAAAGGAAATTGCAGAGAACGAGAGGCTGCTAGATGCATATGTTAAATGCTTACTGGAAAAGGGGAAATGCAGTCCTGAAGGAAAAGAACTTAAAGGTAGTACTTTCATTATGTATTTCTTTGTTAAGGAAgcttctatatatttttatacaacttgtttttttttgtcaaaccaaaaattaacttcaaaataattatatattcgCAAACCAGTATAATTTCAAGACaaacttgttttatatttctagaatggtttagtttttttttcgaatttatattacaattcatAATTAATCAAGGCTCACAtaccttaaatattaaatataacaagcGCCATACGGCGATATTACACGGGTGTATGTCCGATGCatcgtaaatatttacaacctaaatataacagttatactaactaaataaaacagtaaacaGAGTTTGTTATATGTGACTATATTCGCAGACGCCCACGAACGCCCTGGGCGATTGTCCAATCGCGCCTTACCCTAACACCGGCCCTGTTCctatattattcaattaaaatcttaaaatttaaattaaactttataatgacaacataattttttaaattgttccagtagtttttgggtttattatttacataaaaaatacaaaatatgcctctttataatattagtgtctgaaactgaaattaaaatgttcatgtTATAATTTCAGCTCACATGAAGGATGCCATCGAAACTGGTTGCGAAAAATGCACGGAGGCCCAGAAAAAGGGTACCAACTTTATGATTGATCACCTGATCAGTAAGAAACCGGAGATTTGGAACGAGCTTGCCAACAAATACGACCCCACAGGCAAATGGAGGAAGGTTTATGAGGAACGCGCAAGAGAACATGGAATCATCATccctcattaaatttcatcacaACGGATTTTAAAGCATAAAATCAGCAAGAAATTTTCTAAAccaacttatattttatttattatgaaacaaataaatttggaTTACTCGTGatacaaaatactttaatttttcacCAGCCCCACCTACCTAATCTAACATAGCGATGCAAAGAATGTTAAAGATTCTTTTACATTCGATTATCGATATCGCTAGCAGAATCgacatttgttaaaatgtataggAAAAATACGTGTCATATAGATAGTTATTGTCACTTCGATACATTTTCGAATTTTCGATTACTGACTTCGCTTATCAAATGTTACTTTCTCTATCTATAAAACAACTTGGAAACTctttatgtaaatagaaaagaaaaactttcTCTTTGAAGTAGTTTAGGTTTTTCAAGCTCGCCAGGATTTGTTCTTTCAAAAAAGTTACGTAggtcttaaaaaaacatatttaatctgAAAAAGAATATATACATTCGAATCATTGTCCGGTTCGAAGAATAAGCCCAATAAGCTAGAAACATATCGCGGacccttggactctcgcttatcttGGTTCCACTGTATTTGATAAtaagttttcaaaatttaatgaaaatatatacaacTGTAACatacgtttaaattaaaataactaaagagaacaacttttaaatgtttcgataaaaaaaaccttgaattaaataacgttctaaacataaatttacttaACTTGGAGAAGGCGGAAATATCCATTGCCctacgtaaataaaataaatcgggtattatattgttattgagaataaaaaaaatccacttaagttttgtttgtatgctagtttttttagtaactatattattaacagggaattaatttttataattgtaatcgcataaagttttaagttttcatttaaaaacagatATTTTTATGAGATCAATCTTTcatgaatacattaaattaaacaagtaaCTTAAATGTCTGCTAAGTATTGAGAAATatcttgtatttaaaattctcgtgtcacaatgttagttaccatattCCTTCTAAACGgtttgaccgatttttatgtaatattatatacatattcagtaggtctgagaatcggctactatctatttttcgtACCCCTTTTGaaagtgttttttaatttcgtgcggacggagtcgcgggcgacagctagtaaataaataaaacctaacTAGACAACATCCAACAACTTAAAAGAAGAGGCACTAGTCAGCTGCAGGTAAAGGAAATGAAACCGACGGATAATTCAGGTACTGTCGTGTCGTGAAATACACATctacacattaaaaaaaaaaacgaaaaaatataaGCCAACGGTGACTTTTTGTAGAACTTTTTGATACCTACAATTCTCTAATACTCGCAGATCAGATTTTTACATAGGTCTAACGGTTTAATCAGCGTAGGTCCTAACGTCTAATTTTAACACGTTGAATGCGAAATAGGCAATAAAACAACCTGTGCGTTTCTCGTCTCTAGTGCGGTAAGGATAAATGTAACCGCTGTCGTGTGTGAGGCGTAACTTCTATTTGGTTCAGCGTAGAAAATGGATAGCTATATCATATATCGGAGCTGTGCTACTGATTCCAAGTTCTTTGTTATACCTACGTTAATTTACTACGTTTATTACACTTTATGCCACACtgaataaataagattttaatacAGCGTTCACAAAAAGCGATTTTCAAGTATAAGATAATCAAATGTCATcaaaacaaattgatattaataatttcctcAAAATTCCCTCACATTATAAAAAGGCTTTATGCATTTCAACTTGGAACTCACCTTTCCACAGTACCAGTCGTTTTGAATGAAAATCAAACTAATTTTTCTACACAGACGAACCATATCGatgttttaagtaaaataaatagttaagtaagtgagtaataaataaaaaacacatgaCACAACAACGAATTCAACTAGTTTACACTATTTTAGTGTAAACTAGTTGTGCAGACTATGTTGTTAGTATGTTTGAAAGACTGTTGATGGAATGggattcaaataaaactttataaaatgtaaaaataactgtCGACACTACTCGTATTTGTCttgattattttctatgcaatCTTTAAGGTTATCGTACACTTAACAACTCCACGCCAACTCGGTGTGGCCTCGCACTTCGCTCATCTCGCCTCGCTATCGGCGGCGCATACACTCGTGGTTTCTTCGTTTGCGCTACCGTCAACTAGTGATAAGTGCACTATAACCTTAAAATCACAAAccgtaacatattttaattaaggaaatttcattaattaatgtaattaattactataaataagttattaaaaattgtaggAAGCAGATTAActttacagaaaatatttaagaagtaTATAAACACGAAATTTGCGCTTTAATTTCATACCTGTTTAGGCTTTGTTCAAATTCATAGTTctgtttaatgtaaataacttaataattatgtgatctttagtttatttaaacaaacttttttttaaatacaaaaccagtaagaaaaagtaaacggtcagtacaaaaaataaagtttaaacttCTTTACTCCTATCGCAGGCACAACAACAATCtgcaattgattttattaagaacTCAAAACGATTAAAGAATAtttgcattattatttttttttgcagatgACGTTTAAAGTAGTCATGCTTTGTTTTGTAGCAACTGTTTTTGCTGCACAATATACTGATACatacgaaaatattaattttaaagaaatcgtGGAGAACAAAAGAATATTACTTTCATATGCGAATTGTGTTTTAGAAAAAGGAAAATGCAGTCCGGAGGGCAAAGTGCttaaaggtaaaatataaataattagtaatcTATAACAGGTggacataagtcaaactaaataagtatatttttgtaaattaaaaacggttctatttctttttaaatgtaaccaCGCCTAAAGAAGAGAGTGACAAAATAAACTCTTCTTTCTCCAGAAAATATAAAGGATGCAATCGACACGGGGTGTGAAAAGTGCACGGACGCTCAAAAAGACGGCATTGCGGTTATGATTCGAAATTTGATCAAAAACGAGCCAGATCTTTGGAATGAACTCGCAGCAAAGTACGACTCAACAGGCAAGTGGAGGAAGGCATACGAAGACAAGGCCAGAAAATTAAGCATCATTGTAACTTAAAAGACAATCATTTACATATGTTTAATTGAAATAGAAACCTTTAATTTCtgtcatattataataaaaataataagaataatCACGATATATTCTAAAGGCTTTTATTTATGAGTCTATCCGTGGATTTCCACTCCCGAAACAGCTGCATAAAACGTATTACAACTCAGAATATATAAGATTTGCAATATTACATCATTATCTTGATCAGtagtaaaaacatatattacttTGGAATATTTACATACTAATGTGAAGCAAAGCCATAAAAAGCACACTTTTGGAATGCGTCCgacaaaaaaatagtaattatcaATTGTATCAGGACTAATAGGAATTAAACTAATGAGGTTTTAAAATCTAAGAACACAAAACAGAAAATTTTTGCgttcacaaatatttatttaactcttTATCGTCCTTAATTCAGCTTCATACTTGGTGACGTACTTGTGCTGTCGGTCGTACTTGTCTGTCAGCTGTTTCCAATATGCAGGCTCGTTGTTAATAAGGTGAGCTATCACGAGGCGTGTACCTCTGCGCTGCGTGTCCGTGCACTTCGCGCAGTAATTCTCTAAAGCTTCTCTTATGTGTGCTGAAATGGAATAAAAGCAAAAGTTTTATAACCACTAAGGCTAATGCGTATATGTTTATCACTGATGTAGTTCAACATTTGCAACTACTAGCATGCATAATAATGCCTGAGTAATCAACAttttgtgaagtttttaaaaaataaaaaattatgtttgtggtcaagcgctagcttatactagcttttacccgcgactccgtccgcgcggaataaaaaaaaagaaaacggggtaaaaattatcctatgtccgtttcctggttctaagctacctgcccaacaattttcagtcaaatcgattcagccgttcttgagttataaatagtgaaactaacacgactttcttttatatatatactagcttttacccgcgactccgtccgcgcggaataaaaaaatagaaaacggggtaaaaattatcctatgtccgtttcctggttctaagctacctgcccaccaattttcagtcaaatcgattcagccgttcttgagttataaatagtgtaactaacacgactttcttttatatatatagatatagatgaaAAACATCAAAGTAAGtaagatgtaaaatatttttacctaaaaaaattgttacgatTCTACATAGAGAAGAAACATACACagaaattaatatgaattttcaaattacCAAAGTAAAATCATGCAACTCATGTGTACAGATTACCTTATTCTAGTCAATACCAATTTgcataattgttatttatccACTCACCGTGTGGTCAATATCATGTGGTCAATGACCTTATATTAGAGCGACATAGTTGTAAAAAAGACTAGATTGTACAGAAGAAATACGTATCCATAACTTTATAGCTTCTTTATGAAgaagaaagatttgattgtttgtttgtttgaattaaaaataggctctgaaactactgaatcgatttgaaaagTTCTTTCTCTGCTGGGAAACATAGTCGTACACATCTCCGGATGAcatagaacatatttttttaccagattttttttttaattccgcggggaCGATGTCAAGGGCAACTGCtattagattataaattagtaacattttaCACTTAGCCATGTTTGGACTAAGGACACGAGATTTCTTGCATGATGCCTTACTGTAAATTTTCACTGGCAAAACTTTCCATTTTTTCAAACAGTCGTTTGTTTTtgtagtgaaaataaatacatagaatTTATTTGGTATAGCTGTTCATTTGTTTaaacttcaaaaatattatgaatgcttGTTATTAACTGCGTGTAATtcgattaaattaactttgtaaCAAAGAGTAGACTCACATTTCAATTCTCTGCCTTCGGGCGAGCACTTGCCTTGCTCGAGAAGACACTTCAAGTAAGGCAAAAGTAGACGTCTGTTTGACACAACATCTCCAACATTGATACCATCATACCGATCTGTATATTTGCCACTGGCACGGGCATTCACAGACAAGGAAATAGACACGAGGAACAATAATATTACCAATTTCATTCTGTAACAAATAAGTACtcattacatttacatttacattttttatatatcttcggaaccttgcctaaagggtcATCTTTTAAAgacaaattttagtttttatatattatatatgtatattgtatatatatgtactttgaataaaaatgtattttttaaaattcttgtgaTTGACACTACATATATAGATTCTTTAGACCTTTGCTTTTTACTTCTAAAATAAGCAATACCGGAGAAAgcttttgttgaaaaaaaaattgactacGATGGCAAAAGTTAATGACAATTCAGGGGTATTGGTTGTTCATTGCGCGTCCACCTTAAtcgtacatataaaatatgatataatCAACAGA
This DNA window, taken from Papilio machaon chromosome 16, ilPapMach1.1, whole genome shotgun sequence, encodes the following:
- the LOC106716753 gene encoding ejaculatory bulb-specific protein 3-like; this encodes MNSLLLFSLLALFVVAFANDQYTDRYDNINIDEILANKRLLTSYIKCILDKGRCTPEGKELKLHIKDGMQNSCSKCTDFQKKGARKVVKYIRANEKDSWEEMKKKYDPKDEYKEKYEAFLAAEN
- the LOC106716750 gene encoding allergen Tha p 1-like, with amino-acid sequence MTSGKVLVLLCVLAAALAETYTDKYDNIDLKEIAENERLLDAYVKCLLEKGKCSPEGKELKAHMKDAIETGCEKCTEAQKKGTNFMIDHLISKKPEIWNELANKYDPTGKWRKVYEERAREHGIIIPH
- the LOC106716721 gene encoding allergen Tha p 1-like; its protein translation is MTFKVVMLCFVATVFAAQYTDTYENINFKEIVENKRILLSYANCVLEKGKCSPEGKVLKENIKDAIDTGCEKCTDAQKDGIAVMIRNLIKNEPDLWNELAAKYDSTGKWRKAYEDKARKLSIIVT
- the LOC106716718 gene encoding allergen Tha p 1; translated protein: MKLVILLFLVSISLSVNARASGKYTDRYDGINVGDVVSNRRLLLPYLKCLLEQGKCSPEGRELKSHIREALENYCAKCTDTQRRGTRLVIAHLINNEPAYWKQLTDKYDRQHKYVTKYEAELRTIKS